A genomic region of Microlunatus sagamiharensis contains the following coding sequences:
- a CDS encoding site-specific tyrosine recombinase XerD, whose translation MERLVAAYLDHLVVERGVSEHTLGAYRRDLARYTAWLARAGVDEPSAVTPALVGAYASSLAEGVPGEDGAPGQPALAPASVARAVVAVRSLHRFAVADGLTASDPAADVHPPRPARRLPKALSLEQVQTMLDLPATETVEGLRDAALLELLYGTGGRISEVVDLDVDDLTRALAVPPDELAGLRVLGKGGKERVVPLGSYARAAVEAYLVRGRPALASKGRGTPALLLNARGARLSRQSAYAVLRRVADQAGVPGEVSPHTLRHSFATHLIDGGADVRVVQELLGHASVTTTQIYTLVTVDHLREVYAGAHPRAR comes from the coding sequence GTGGAGCGGCTGGTCGCCGCCTACCTCGACCACCTCGTGGTCGAGCGCGGCGTCTCGGAGCACACGCTCGGCGCCTACCGCCGCGACCTCGCGCGCTACACCGCCTGGCTCGCCCGCGCCGGCGTCGACGAACCCTCCGCCGTCACCCCGGCGCTCGTGGGCGCGTACGCGTCGTCGCTGGCCGAGGGCGTGCCCGGCGAGGACGGGGCACCGGGCCAGCCGGCGCTCGCCCCCGCCAGCGTCGCGCGCGCGGTGGTCGCCGTGCGGAGCCTGCACCGCTTCGCCGTCGCCGACGGGCTCACCGCCTCCGACCCGGCGGCGGACGTGCACCCGCCGCGCCCGGCCCGGCGGCTGCCCAAGGCCCTGTCGCTGGAGCAGGTGCAGACGATGCTCGACCTGCCCGCGACCGAGACCGTCGAGGGGCTGCGCGACGCCGCCCTGCTGGAGCTGCTCTACGGCACCGGCGGGCGGATCAGCGAGGTCGTCGACCTCGACGTCGACGACCTGACCCGCGCCCTCGCGGTGCCGCCCGACGAGCTCGCCGGGCTGCGGGTGCTGGGCAAGGGCGGCAAGGAGCGGGTCGTGCCGCTCGGGTCGTACGCCCGCGCCGCGGTCGAGGCCTACCTCGTGCGCGGCCGGCCGGCGCTCGCGTCGAAGGGCCGGGGGACCCCGGCGCTGCTGCTCAACGCGCGAGGTGCGCGGCTCTCGCGCCAGAGCGCGTACGCGGTCCTGCGCCGGGTCGCGGACCAGGCCGGGGTGCCCGGCGAGGTCAGCCCGCACACCCTGCGGCACTCCTTCGCGACCCACCTCATCGACGGCGGAGCCGACGTCCGCGTCGTGCAGGAGCTGCTCGGGCACGCGTCGGTCACGACCACCCAGATCTACACCCTCGTCACGGTCGACCACCTGCGCGAGGTCTACGCCGGGGCACACCCACGGGCTCGGTGA
- a CDS encoding ParA family protein gives MVDPQDGPERLPADPPPVDATLDGAPDDDGGALFAAPRPVARDLLAAARPDSDLGPTGRPWPELGDPPPLADPRPPAVVIAVCNQKGGVGKTTTTISLGAALAELGRRVLLVDFDPQGSLSVGLGVNPHTLEHSVYTLLLTREVEVGEVIDATDTEGMDLLPSNIDLAAAELQLVSEVGREQTLSRVLNKVKNDYDVILIDCAPSLGLLTINALTAAEWVLMPLECEFFALRGIALLTDTIDKVQDRLNPDLKVLGILGTMYDPRTLHSREVLDRVVQAFGDQVFHTVIRRTVKFPETTVAGEPITSYASASPGAAAYRMLAREVLARCR, from the coding sequence ATGGTGGACCCGCAGGACGGGCCTGAGCGCCTGCCCGCCGACCCGCCGCCGGTCGACGCGACCCTCGACGGCGCGCCCGACGACGACGGCGGCGCCCTCTTCGCCGCGCCCCGACCCGTCGCGAGGGACCTGCTGGCCGCGGCACGCCCCGACTCCGACCTGGGTCCGACCGGTCGCCCGTGGCCCGAGCTCGGCGACCCGCCGCCGCTCGCCGACCCGCGTCCGCCCGCCGTCGTCATCGCCGTCTGCAACCAGAAGGGCGGCGTCGGCAAGACCACCACGACGATCAGCCTGGGTGCCGCGCTCGCCGAGCTGGGGCGCCGCGTGCTGCTGGTCGACTTCGACCCGCAGGGCTCCCTCTCGGTGGGGCTGGGGGTCAACCCGCACACCCTCGAGCACAGCGTCTACACGCTGCTGCTCACCCGCGAGGTCGAGGTCGGCGAGGTCATCGACGCCACCGACACCGAGGGCATGGACCTGCTGCCCAGCAACATCGACCTCGCCGCGGCCGAGCTGCAGCTGGTCAGCGAGGTCGGGCGCGAGCAGACCCTCAGCCGCGTGCTGAACAAGGTCAAGAACGACTACGACGTCATCCTGATCGACTGCGCGCCCTCGCTCGGCCTGCTCACGATCAACGCCCTCACCGCTGCGGAGTGGGTGCTGATGCCGCTGGAGTGCGAGTTCTTCGCGCTGCGCGGGATCGCCCTGCTCACCGACACGATCGACAAGGTGCAGGACCGGCTCAACCCCGACCTCAAGGTCCTCGGCATCCTGGGCACGATGTACGACCCGCGCACGCTGCACAGCCGCGAGGTCCTCGACCGGGTGGTGCAGGCCTTCGGCGACCAGGTCTTCCACACCGTCATCCGGCGCACGGTCAAGTTCCCCGAGACGACCGTGGCCGGCGAGCCGATCACCAGCTACGCCAGCGCCTCGCCGGGCGCGGCCGCGTACCGGATGCTCGCCCGCGAGGTGCTCGCCCGGTGCCGGTGA
- a CDS encoding segregation and condensation protein A produces the protein MPVTSGDLDAAPAARGSFDVHLTNFEGPFDLLLQLIGRRQLDITEVSLSLVTSDFIAHVKAAGPSWDLDQTTQFVLVAATLLDLKAARLIPAGEVEDPEDLALLEARDLLFARLLAYRAFKQVAGWLEETLAAESRRAPRTAGLEPHFARLLPEIELTITADALAALAAGAMAPKVAETVSLAHIHAPAVSVTEQAGVLVDRLRRQRQATFRALTGDADRLTTVARFLALLELFREGAVAFEQVSALGELTVRWTGADSGELEISDEFDANPDDERGADRPDQAPQQRPEDGTP, from the coding sequence GTGCCGGTGACGTCCGGCGACCTCGACGCCGCGCCTGCGGCCCGCGGGTCGTTCGACGTCCACCTGACGAACTTCGAGGGCCCCTTCGACCTGCTGCTGCAGCTCATCGGGCGCCGCCAGCTCGACATCACCGAGGTGTCGCTGTCGCTGGTGACGAGCGACTTCATCGCCCACGTCAAGGCGGCGGGCCCCTCGTGGGACCTCGACCAGACGACGCAGTTCGTGCTCGTCGCGGCGACCCTGCTCGACCTCAAGGCGGCGCGCCTCATCCCGGCCGGCGAGGTCGAGGACCCCGAGGACCTGGCCCTGCTCGAGGCCCGCGACCTGCTCTTCGCGCGGCTGCTCGCGTACCGCGCCTTCAAGCAGGTGGCCGGCTGGCTGGAGGAGACGCTCGCCGCCGAGTCGCGGCGGGCGCCCCGCACGGCCGGGCTGGAGCCGCACTTCGCCCGGCTGCTGCCCGAGATCGAGCTGACCATCACCGCGGACGCGCTCGCCGCCCTGGCCGCCGGGGCGATGGCGCCGAAGGTGGCCGAGACCGTCTCGCTGGCCCACATCCACGCCCCGGCCGTCAGCGTCACCGAGCAGGCCGGCGTGCTGGTCGACCGGCTGCGCCGCCAGCGGCAGGCGACGTTCCGGGCGCTGACCGGCGACGCGGACCGGCTGACCACGGTCGCGCGGTTCCTCGCGCTGCTCGAGCTCTTCCGCGAGGGTGCCGTCGCCTTCGAGCAGGTCAGCGCCCTGGGCGAGCTGACCGTACGCTGGACGGGCGCCGACTCCGGCGAGCTCGAGATCTCCGACGAGTTCGACGCGAACCCCGACGACGAGCGCGGGGCCGACCGGCCCGACCAGGCACCCCAGCAGAGACCCGAGGACGGCACGCCATGA
- the scpB gene encoding SMC-Scp complex subunit ScpB gives MTTETQDGTTAPAAVVVPTASEIEAPLEALLLLVDEPTTELTLAEALGAPEAVVVEALESLARFYDETGRGFELRRVGGGWRYWTRVEHADVIAAHVVGGQTGRLSQAALETLAVIAYQQPVSRGRVAAIRGVNVDGVIKTLVARGLVEEAGHDAETGAAVFATTQAFLEKMGLGSLDDLPPLAPHLPDVADLEAELSALAAPVPAPQDEPAPPEGPQAQPQAAPDADAQAGRTPTGQDEEVGA, from the coding sequence ATGACGACCGAGACGCAGGACGGCACGACGGCGCCCGCCGCCGTGGTCGTCCCGACGGCCTCGGAGATCGAGGCCCCGCTCGAGGCGCTGCTGCTGCTCGTCGACGAGCCGACGACCGAGCTCACCCTCGCGGAGGCCCTCGGCGCGCCCGAGGCCGTGGTCGTCGAGGCGCTGGAGTCGCTGGCGCGCTTCTACGACGAGACCGGGCGCGGCTTCGAGCTGCGCCGGGTGGGCGGCGGCTGGCGCTACTGGACCCGGGTCGAGCACGCGGACGTCATCGCCGCGCACGTCGTGGGCGGTCAGACCGGCCGGCTCTCGCAGGCCGCGCTCGAGACCCTCGCGGTGATCGCCTACCAGCAGCCGGTCTCGCGCGGCCGCGTCGCGGCGATCCGCGGCGTGAACGTCGACGGCGTGATCAAGACGCTGGTGGCCCGCGGCCTCGTCGAGGAGGCCGGCCACGACGCCGAGACCGGAGCGGCGGTGTTCGCGACCACCCAGGCCTTCCTCGAGAAGATGGGGCTCGGCAGCCTCGACGACCTCCCGCCGCTGGCCCCGCACCTGCCCGACGTCGCCGACCTCGAGGCCGAGCTGTCGGCGCTCGCGGCACCGGTGCCCGCGCCGCAGGACGAGCCGGCGCCCCCCGAAGGACCACAGGCACAACCACAGGCCGCCCCCGACGCAGACGCGCAGGCCGGCCGCACGCCCACCGGGCAGGACGAGGAGGTGGGGGCATGA
- a CDS encoding pseudouridine synthase, which yields MSPRSKQGGGDPADEGQRLQKVLAQAGLASRRASEIMIDQGRVEVNGRIVTEQGRRVDPERDTIRVDGSRIPPPRRHRYIVLNKPRGYVSTLHDPEGRPTIADAVVESGASHALLKERLFHVGRLDTDTEGLILLTNDGDFGHKLSHPSFEIDKTYLAEVEGIVNAVTLQRLRDGITLDDGPVRPRGLKVVSTVGGKSLLRLTLHEGRNHIVRRTMDHVGHPVRQLSRIGIGPVRLGTLKVGQVRDLTSEELGALLDLVDGRR from the coding sequence ATGAGCCCTCGCAGCAAGCAGGGTGGCGGCGACCCCGCCGACGAGGGTCAGCGGCTGCAGAAGGTGCTGGCCCAGGCGGGCCTGGCTTCGCGCCGCGCGTCGGAGATCATGATCGACCAGGGCCGCGTCGAGGTGAACGGCCGCATCGTCACCGAGCAGGGCCGCCGGGTCGACCCCGAGCGCGACACCATCCGCGTCGACGGCTCGCGCATCCCGCCGCCCCGTCGGCACCGCTACATCGTGCTCAACAAGCCGCGCGGCTACGTCTCCACGCTGCACGACCCCGAGGGCCGCCCGACCATCGCCGACGCGGTCGTCGAGTCCGGGGCGAGCCACGCCCTGCTCAAGGAGCGGCTCTTCCACGTCGGGCGCCTCGACACCGACACCGAGGGCCTGATCCTGCTGACCAACGACGGCGACTTCGGGCACAAGCTCTCCCACCCGAGCTTCGAGATCGACAAGACCTACCTGGCCGAGGTCGAGGGCATCGTCAACGCCGTGACGCTGCAGCGGCTTCGCGACGGCATCACCCTCGACGACGGCCCCGTGCGCCCGCGCGGGCTCAAGGTCGTCTCGACGGTGGGCGGCAAGTCCCTGCTGCGCCTCACGCTGCACGAGGGCCGCAACCACATCGTGCGCCGTACGATGGACCACGTCGGGCACCCGGTCCGGCAGCTGTCCCGGATCGGCATCGGACCGGTGCGGCTCGGCACCCTCAAGGTGGGCCAGGTCCGCGACCTGACCTCCGAGGAGCTGGGCGCGTTGCTGGACCTCGTCGACGGCAGGCGGTAG
- the pafA gene encoding Pup--protein ligase: MDRRIYGLETEYGVACTSGGTRRLTPDEVARYLFRRVVTWGRSSNVFLRNGSRIYLDVGSHPEYATAECDDLVQLINHDRAGERILEDLIVDAEQRLASENIAGDIYLFKNNTDSHGNSYGCHENYLISRIGDFSKITDVLVPFLVSRQLICGAGKVLTTARGAEYSVSQRAEHIWESVSSATTRSRPIINTRDEPHADPERYRRLHVIVGDSNMSETTTLLKVGSAELVLRLVEAGVPMRDLALDNPIRAIRDMSRDRTGQVKVSLSNGRRISALELQTEYYEKVAEFVSRESLRTSTVDRVLDLWERTLRAVSEDKLELIDTEIDWAIKLKLLDRYSAKHQLSLADPRIAQIDLAYHDIRRGRGLFSILESRGAAARVTTEPAVFRAKSVPPQTTRAKLRGDFIRAAQDCRSDYTVDWVHLKLNDQAQRTVLCKDPFVATDERVDRLIASMRRAY; the protein is encoded by the coding sequence ATGGATCGCCGCATCTACGGCCTGGAGACCGAGTACGGAGTCGCCTGCACGTCGGGCGGCACCCGCCGGCTGACTCCTGACGAGGTCGCCCGCTACCTGTTCCGGCGCGTCGTGACGTGGGGGCGCAGCAGCAACGTCTTCCTGCGCAACGGCTCGCGGATCTACCTCGACGTGGGCTCGCACCCCGAGTACGCGACCGCGGAGTGTGACGACCTCGTCCAGCTCATCAACCACGACCGGGCCGGCGAGCGGATCCTCGAGGACCTGATCGTCGACGCCGAGCAGCGTCTGGCCAGCGAGAACATCGCCGGCGACATCTACCTGTTCAAGAACAACACCGACAGCCACGGCAACAGCTACGGCTGCCACGAGAACTACCTGATCAGCCGGATCGGCGACTTCTCCAAGATCACCGACGTGCTGGTGCCGTTCCTCGTGTCGCGCCAGCTGATCTGCGGCGCGGGCAAGGTGCTGACCACGGCGCGGGGCGCGGAGTACAGCGTGAGCCAGCGCGCTGAGCACATCTGGGAGAGCGTCTCCTCGGCGACGACGCGCAGCCGCCCGATCATCAACACCCGCGACGAGCCGCACGCCGACCCGGAGCGCTACCGCCGCCTGCACGTGATCGTCGGCGACTCCAACATGAGTGAGACGACCACGCTGCTCAAGGTGGGGTCGGCCGAGCTCGTGCTGCGCCTGGTCGAGGCGGGCGTGCCGATGCGCGACCTGGCCCTGGACAACCCGATCCGTGCGATCCGCGACATGAGCCGCGACCGGACCGGACAGGTCAAGGTCTCGCTGTCGAACGGCCGGCGCATCTCCGCGCTCGAGCTGCAGACCGAGTACTACGAGAAGGTCGCGGAGTTCGTCAGCCGGGAGAGCCTGCGCACCTCGACCGTCGACCGCGTCCTCGACCTGTGGGAGCGCACGCTGCGCGCGGTGTCCGAGGACAAGCTCGAGCTGATCGACACCGAGATCGACTGGGCGATCAAGCTCAAGCTTCTCGATCGCTACTCAGCCAAGCACCAGCTGTCGCTCGCCGACCCGCGCATCGCGCAGATCGACCTGGCCTACCACGACATCCGGCGGGGGAGGGGCCTCTTCTCCATCCTCGAGTCCCGGGGCGCGGCCGCCCGCGTCACGACCGAGCCGGCCGTCTTCCGGGCGAAGTCCGTGCCGCCGCAGACCACCCGCGCCAAGCTCCGCGGCGACTTCATCCGGGCCGCGCAGGACTGCCGCAGCGACTACACCGTCGACTGGGTGCACCTCAAGCTCAACGACCAGGCCCAGCGCACGGTGCTCTGCAAGGACCCCTTCGTCGCCACCGACGAGCGCGTCGACCGCCTGATCGCGAGCATGCGGCGGGCGTACTGA
- a CDS encoding FKBP-type peptidyl-prolyl cis-trans isomerase produces MRNRRLPLTRVLVGLGLSAVLLTLGACGDDGDPAASASPAPSASASDSASASPSASPSPSASVTPSKNFADVKVEGGYGKTPKVTVKSPWAIDQTRAEVLQANDKGAVVQPGSTVEVNYYGVNGRTGKKFDDSFSRGQSIAFPLDQVVPGFSKGLQGQHQGSRVLIAMPGSDGYDASGGSPQAGINVGDTLIFVVDIVAVPLTGPEGTAVTPKAGLPTVAETDGKPVVTVPKTDPPKDLVVQPLIEGKGQKVGKADSVTINYTWVDWSSGEVLEQTYGAKPATAQLASLVPGLQQGLVGQKVGSRVMVVVPPAQGYPQGNATPKVNPGDTLVFVVDILFTSAAG; encoded by the coding sequence GTGCGAAACCGACGCCTCCCCCTGACCCGGGTCCTCGTGGGCCTCGGGCTCAGCGCCGTGCTGCTCACCCTCGGCGCCTGCGGCGACGACGGCGACCCCGCCGCGAGCGCGAGCCCGGCCCCGTCCGCCTCCGCGTCCGACAGCGCGAGCGCGTCGCCGTCGGCGAGCCCGAGCCCGTCGGCCAGCGTCACCCCGTCGAAGAACTTCGCCGACGTCAAGGTCGAGGGCGGCTACGGCAAGACGCCGAAGGTCACGGTCAAGTCGCCGTGGGCCATCGACCAGACGCGCGCCGAGGTCCTCCAGGCCAACGACAAGGGCGCCGTCGTGCAGCCCGGGTCGACGGTCGAGGTGAACTACTACGGCGTCAACGGGCGCACCGGCAAGAAGTTCGACGACTCCTTCAGCCGCGGCCAGTCGATCGCCTTCCCGCTCGACCAGGTGGTGCCCGGCTTCAGCAAGGGCCTGCAGGGCCAGCACCAGGGCAGCCGCGTGCTCATCGCGATGCCCGGCTCCGACGGGTACGACGCGAGCGGCGGCAGCCCCCAGGCCGGCATCAACGTCGGCGACACGCTGATCTTCGTCGTCGACATCGTCGCCGTGCCGCTGACCGGTCCCGAGGGCACCGCGGTCACGCCGAAGGCGGGCCTGCCCACCGTGGCCGAGACCGACGGCAAGCCCGTCGTGACCGTGCCCAAGACCGACCCGCCCAAGGACCTCGTGGTCCAGCCGCTCATCGAGGGCAAGGGCCAGAAGGTCGGCAAGGCCGACTCGGTGACGATCAACTACACCTGGGTCGACTGGAGCAGCGGCGAGGTCCTCGAGCAGACGTACGGCGCCAAGCCGGCGACCGCTCAGCTGGCCTCGCTCGTCCCCGGCCTGCAGCAGGGCCTCGTGGGCCAGAAGGTCGGCAGCCGCGTGATGGTCGTCGTGCCGCCGGCGCAGGGCTACCCGCAGGGCAACGCGACGCCGAAGGTCAACCCGGGCGACACGCTCGTCTTCGTCGTCGACATCCTCTTCACCTCGGCCGCCGGCTAG
- a CDS encoding GNAT family N-acetyltransferase — translation MSVAEVEFRPARVDEGDGETLFWAMAAEIAVLYDGLEQNGPGMPKAGPAELGPPGGGFWVGYVDGAAACCGGIKQLPDEGACEIKRMYVVPALRGHGIARRMLAFLEEEARRRGYRVARLDTGSRQHDARHIYESTGYVEIENFNANPHATYFAEKALLPR, via the coding sequence GTGAGCGTGGCAGAGGTGGAGTTCCGCCCGGCGCGGGTCGACGAGGGCGACGGCGAGACGCTGTTCTGGGCGATGGCGGCCGAGATCGCGGTCCTCTACGACGGCCTGGAGCAGAACGGGCCGGGCATGCCCAAGGCGGGCCCGGCCGAGCTCGGCCCGCCCGGCGGCGGCTTCTGGGTCGGCTACGTCGACGGGGCAGCCGCCTGCTGCGGCGGGATCAAGCAGCTGCCCGACGAGGGCGCCTGCGAGATCAAGCGGATGTACGTGGTCCCCGCGCTGCGCGGGCACGGGATCGCCCGGCGCATGCTCGCCTTCCTCGAGGAGGAGGCCCGCCGGCGCGGCTACCGCGTCGCCCGGCTCGACACCGGCTCGCGCCAGCACGACGCGCGGCACATCTACGAGAGCACGGGCTACGTCGAGATCGAGAACTTCAACGCCAACCCGCACGCCACGTACTTCGCGGAGAAGGCGCTCCTCCCCCGCTGA
- a CDS encoding DUF3866 family protein, whose translation MIVWASGGVTGVRGGWRGAVELDVRRDDTGTGVRALAYTDLMAAPEVGDRVLLNVAALDRGLGTGGYALVVAALGADGTVGAQPPQPAGHLVKARYLPLQAMVAGADEQGSPHHDLLADADSLDGLPVVVADLHSALTPTLLAIAHDRPGTRVVYVMSDQGALPIAFSRAVAQLRDAGLLAATVTVGQSFGGDLEAVSVHSGLLAARLALVADVVVVTQGPGNLGTGTRWGFSGVGAGEAVNAVDTLAGRAVASLRVSGADARPRHRGVSHHSLTAYGRVALRPADVAVPDLAGAGRLHGIEGLAEVVAMAAAVDDAAAGLAGPTGHRLVRVPLDGLDDALLAAPLRMTTMGRGLDGDPAYFLAAAAAGRHAAALVDEGAGAAR comes from the coding sequence GTGATCGTGTGGGCCTCGGGCGGCGTGACCGGCGTGCGTGGCGGCTGGCGGGGAGCGGTCGAGCTGGACGTGCGCCGCGACGACACCGGCACCGGCGTCCGCGCGCTCGCGTACACCGACCTGATGGCCGCTCCGGAGGTCGGCGACCGCGTCCTGCTGAACGTCGCCGCCCTCGACCGCGGGCTGGGCACCGGCGGCTACGCCCTCGTGGTCGCCGCCCTCGGCGCGGACGGGACGGTCGGCGCCCAGCCGCCGCAGCCCGCCGGTCACCTGGTCAAGGCCCGCTACCTGCCGCTGCAGGCGATGGTCGCGGGCGCGGACGAGCAGGGCTCGCCGCACCACGACCTGCTCGCCGACGCCGACTCGCTCGACGGACTGCCCGTCGTCGTCGCCGACCTGCACTCCGCGCTCACCCCCACCCTGCTCGCGATCGCCCACGACCGGCCCGGCACCCGCGTGGTCTACGTGATGAGCGACCAGGGCGCGCTGCCCATCGCCTTCTCGCGGGCCGTGGCCCAGCTCCGCGACGCGGGTCTGCTGGCCGCGACGGTGACGGTCGGGCAGTCCTTCGGCGGCGACCTCGAGGCGGTCAGCGTGCACTCCGGGCTCCTCGCGGCCCGGCTCGCACTCGTGGCCGACGTCGTTGTCGTCACCCAGGGTCCCGGCAACCTCGGAACCGGGACCCGCTGGGGCTTCTCCGGCGTCGGCGCGGGCGAGGCGGTCAACGCCGTGGACACCCTCGCCGGCCGGGCCGTGGCGAGCCTGCGGGTCTCCGGCGCCGACGCCCGCCCACGGCACCGCGGCGTCTCGCACCACAGCCTCACCGCGTACGGGCGGGTGGCCCTGCGCCCCGCCGACGTCGCCGTGCCCGACCTCGCCGGAGCGGGGAGGTTGCACGGAATCGAGGGGCTGGCCGAGGTGGTCGCGATGGCGGCCGCCGTGGACGACGCGGCGGCGGGGCTGGCCGGGCCGACCGGGCACCGGCTCGTGCGGGTGCCGCTCGACGGTCTCGACGACGCGCTCCTCGCGGCCCCGCTGCGCATGACGACGATGGGGCGCGGGCTGGACGGCGACCCCGCGTACTTCCTCGCCGCGGCCGCCGCGGGACGGCACGCCGCGGCGCTGGTGGACGAGGGTGCGGGCGCCGCCCGCTAG
- a CDS encoding VOC family protein, translated as MTIREVQVTFDCAGPDALADFWCAVLGYDKQPPPAGFDSWDAALDAWGVPAEERDSRSAAVPPEGETGPRLFFQRVPEPKTVKNRVHLDVRAAPGLSGAERADALEAEAARLVALGATVVRRLEADGMDEAVIVVQDPEGNEFCLD; from the coding sequence ATGACGATCCGTGAGGTCCAGGTCACGTTCGACTGCGCGGGGCCGGACGCGCTCGCCGACTTCTGGTGCGCGGTGCTCGGCTACGACAAGCAGCCGCCGCCCGCCGGCTTCGACAGCTGGGACGCCGCCCTCGACGCCTGGGGCGTGCCCGCCGAGGAGCGCGACTCCCGCTCCGCGGCTGTCCCGCCCGAGGGCGAGACCGGTCCGCGGCTGTTCTTCCAGCGCGTCCCCGAGCCCAAGACGGTGAAGAACCGCGTCCACCTCGACGTCCGCGCCGCGCCGGGCCTCAGCGGCGCCGAGCGCGCGGACGCCCTGGAGGCCGAGGCCGCCCGCCTCGTCGCCCTCGGCGCCACCGTCGTCCGCCGCCTCGAGGCCGACGGCATGGACGAGGCGGTCATCGTGGTGCAGGACCCGGAGGGCAACGAGTTCTGCCTCGACTGA
- a CDS encoding helix-turn-helix transcriptional regulator → MAPRKTERIVNLTIALLVAGRYLPKTRIRELVEGYHGLTDAAFERTFERDKDELRELGVPIEVGGYDPLFDDEAGYRILPSEFSLPPIELDAEEASVVGVAARVWQHASMASSTQSAMTKLRAAGVEPDPSALAALEPSVQATEAAFGPLWNAVLERVRVRFTYRDGSLRTLEPWGLTSRRGRWYVVGRDVDREATRMFKLSRIGDVPVAVSRPGAFEAPEGLDLRTLAAKLDPQEATAEALLAVRTGKAPSLTRRGRREGTSDLAWAAGGREGWWVGYGSLPGMAEEVAGHGADVLVVEPVELREAVVGRLREVAARAGAVAR, encoded by the coding sequence ATGGCACCGCGCAAGACCGAGCGCATCGTGAACCTCACGATCGCGCTCCTGGTCGCCGGTCGCTACCTGCCCAAGACGCGGATCCGGGAGCTGGTCGAGGGCTACCACGGGCTGACCGACGCGGCCTTCGAGCGGACGTTCGAGCGGGACAAGGACGAGCTGCGCGAGCTCGGCGTGCCGATCGAGGTCGGCGGCTACGACCCCCTGTTCGACGACGAGGCGGGCTACCGGATCCTGCCCAGCGAGTTCTCGCTGCCGCCGATCGAGCTCGACGCCGAGGAGGCGTCGGTGGTCGGCGTGGCGGCGCGGGTGTGGCAGCACGCGAGCATGGCCTCCTCGACCCAGAGCGCGATGACCAAGCTGCGCGCGGCCGGCGTCGAGCCGGACCCCTCCGCGCTGGCCGCGCTGGAGCCGTCGGTGCAGGCGACCGAGGCGGCCTTCGGGCCGCTGTGGAACGCGGTCCTCGAGCGCGTCCGGGTGCGCTTCACCTACCGCGACGGCAGCCTGCGCACCCTCGAGCCGTGGGGCCTGACCTCGCGCCGGGGGCGTTGGTACGTGGTCGGGCGCGACGTCGACCGCGAGGCCACGCGGATGTTCAAGCTCTCGCGCATCGGCGACGTGCCCGTGGCGGTGTCCCGGCCCGGAGCGTTCGAGGCGCCCGAGGGCCTCGACCTGCGGACGCTGGCCGCCAAGCTCGACCCCCAGGAGGCCACGGCCGAGGCGCTGCTGGCGGTCCGGACCGGCAAGGCCCCGTCGCTGACCCGGCGTGGCCGGCGGGAGGGCACGTCCGACCTCGCGTGGGCCGCCGGCGGCCGTGAGGGCTGGTGGGTCGGCTACGGCAGCCTGCCGGGCATGGCCGAGGAGGTCGCCGGCCACGGGGCCGACGTGCTGGTCGTCGAGCCCGTCGAGCTGCGCGAGGCGGTCGTCGGGCGGCTGCGCGAGGTCGCGGCACGCGCCGGGGCGGTGGCGCGGTGA